From the Saccharomyces paradoxus chromosome XIV, complete sequence genome, one window contains:
- the LAT1 gene encoding dihydrolipoyllysine-residue acetyltransferase (Dihydrolipoamide acetyltransferase component (E2) of the PDC~similar to YNL071W) produces the protein MSAFVRVLPRISRSSVLTRSLRLQLRCYASYPEHTIIGMPALSPTMTQGNLAVWTKKEGDQLAPGEVIAEIETDKAQMDFEFQEDGYLAKILVPEGTKDIPVNKPIAVYVEDKNDVPAFKDFKLEDSGSDAKTTTKAQPAEPQGEKKQEAPAEKAKTSTPVAEKSNAPAPQGRIFASPLAKTIALEKGISLKDVHGTGPRGRITKADIESYLEKSPKQSSVTSSAPAAAASSATTGSAPSPSSTASYEDVPISTMRSIIGERLLQSTQGIPSYIVSSKISVSKLLKLRQSLNATANDKYKLSINDLLVKAITVAAKRVPDANAYWLPNENVIRKFKNVDVSVAVATPTGLLTPIVKNCEAKGLSQISNEIKELVKRARINKLAPEEFQGGTICISNMGMNNAVNMFTSIINPPQSTILAIATVERVAVEDAAAENGFSFDNQVTITGTFDHRTIDGAKGAEFMKELKTVIENPLEMLL, from the coding sequence ATGTCTGCATTTGTCAGGGTGCTTCCAAGAATATCCAGAAGCTCAGTACTCACCAGATCATTGAGACTGCAATTGAGATGCTACGCATCGTACCCAGAGCACACCATTATTGGTATGCCGGCCCTGTCCCCTACAATGACCCAAGGTAATCTTGCCGTTTGGACTAAGAAGGAAGGTGACCAATTGGCCCCCGGTGAAGTTATTGCCGAAATTGAAACTGACAAGGCTCAAATGGACTTCGAATTCCAAGAAGATGGTTACTTAGCCAAGATCTTAGTCCCTGAAGGTACGAAAGACATTCCCGTCAATAAGCCTATCGCCGTTTATGTGGAGGATAAGAATGACGTACCAGCTTTCAAGGACTTTAAGCTGGAGGACTCAGGTTCCGATGCAAAGACCACTACGAAAGCTCAACCTGCCGAGCCACAGGGagagaagaaacaagaagCGCCAGCTGAGAAGGCCAAGACCTCTACTCCTGTGGCTGAGAAATCCAACGCCCCTGCTCCTCAAGGTAGAATTTTTGCCTCCCCGCTTGCCAAGACGATCGCCTTGGAAAAGggtatttctttgaaggaTGTCCATGGCACAGGGCCCCGCGGTAGAATCACCAAGGCTGACATTGAGTCATATCTAGAAAAGTCGCCTAAGCAGTCTTCCGTGACCAGTAGTGCTCCTGCCGCCGCTGCCTCGAGCGCTACTACTGGCTCTGCTCCATCACCTTCTTCTACAGCATCGTATGAGGATGTTCCAATTTCAACTATGAGAAGCATCATTGGGGAACGTTTATTGCAATCTACTCAAGGCATCCCATCATATATTGTTTCTTCCAAGATATCCGTCTCgaaacttttgaaattgaGACAGTCCCTGAATGCTACAGCAAACGACAAGTACAAACTCTCAATTAATGACCTATTAGTAAAAGCCATCACTGTTGCGGCTAAGAGGGTGCCAGACGCTAATGCCTACTGGTTACCTAATGAGAACGTTATTCGTAAATTCAAGAATGTCGACGTTTCAGTCGCTGTTGCTACGCCAACAGGATTATTAACACCAATTGTTAAGAACTGTGAGGCCAAGGGCTTGTCGCAAATCTCTAACGAAATCAAGGAACTGGTCAAGCGTGCCAGAATAAACAAATTGGCACCAGAGGAATTCCAAGGTGGAACCATTTGCATTTCCAATATGGGCATGAATAACGCTGTTAACATGTTTACTTCAATTATCAACCCACCACAGTCTACGATCCTGGCCATTGCTACTGTTGAAAGGGTCGCCGTAGAAGACGCCGCTGCTGAAAACGGATTCTCCTTTGACAACCAGGTCACTATAACAGGAACCTTTGATCATAGAACCATTGATGGCGCCAAAGGTGCTGAATTCatgaaagaattgaagaCCGTCATTGAAAATCCTTTGGAAATGCTATTGTGA
- the TOM7 gene encoding Tom7p (Component of the TOM (translocase of outer membrane) complex~similar to YNL070W), with amino-acid sequence MSFLPSFILSDESKERISKILTLTHNVAHYGWIPFVLYLGWAHTSNRPNFLNLLSPLPSV; translated from the coding sequence ATGAGTTTCCTACCATCTTTTATCTTAAGCGATGAATCTAAAGAACgtatttccaaaattctAACTTTGACTCATAATGTAGCACATTATGGCTGGATCCCatttgttttatatttggGCTGGGCTCATACTTCTAATAGGCCAAACTTTCTGAACTTGTTGTCCCCATTACCAAGCGTTTAA
- the FKH2 gene encoding forkhead family transcription factor FKH2 (Forkhead family transcription factor~similar to YNL068C), whose amino-acid sequence MSSSNFNEMNELNMTQTNYGSTKYTAQHHQGVINAIISSLTAPDQPTTVSLQYSNEKNMATEIQAYAKLSGPNWTYYVKDLEVSIGRNTDPLNSALQENSDGVKSSYRVNIDLGPAKVVSRKHAIIKYNMNIGGWELHILGRNGAKVNFQRTHNGPNNPPIRLSSGTLLDIGGTQMMFILPDSDPVVAPICIEHLMPNLINMFGLEGNNNPLLRDIIKQSNYAKQRQLTSNQQIKGFKLYGSGGNAPFGNGSNLSSNEQGIFNNNNSKNKNGYFTSINPNYTASATGNTVNPQVASPQGPSNTIIAANFVDSYKSANAYPQALDFTSDLSHDENRNVKPPHSYATMITQAILSSPEGVISLADIYKYISSNYAYYRFAKSGWQNSIRHNLSLNKAFEKVPRRPNEPGKGMKWRISESYQQEFLNKWNTGKVGKIRRGSSVARQLQLHMAKFNTLPMEMDYRLSLNMAQPPKRQLQSHNVLESSNNNIIEGFVPHVPPQGNLPPPQRSQPPVSHQPQPQEQHQEIQFTFTDTQNRSIALARPIKTPQLQAPNSNSNADLNPNNMKEYKESLHPPAISISQMNRQSPNNALVSFTNACANSKIINNISDSTNKPTNNGSGSKMNLPAISTSSPDENGNSEPTTTTSSGNSNPVPQTGITNSSLAANNLRLSQPYDTLLRSPTKAFHITAMEAYTPERGSANRARSPLHSNSNNTNNNNANNANLQTNGMENKQTGIVLDSNVLKSMESNNDNRRLTPSTSKSQNVKSSPGVWNLLQFSSTNNTPAADNGGNKRGFSINQDTKANENENAASEKDSDSNSNDLETKDINSSPLKNQGGSAANAKELILDTDGAKISIINN is encoded by the coding sequence ATGTCCAGCAGCAATTTTAACGAGATGAACGAACTAAATATGACTCAAACGAATTATGGCAGCACAAAATATACCGCTCAGCATCATCAAGGTGTAATAAATGCCATCATCTCTTCGCTTACAGCCCCAGATCAACCAACCACCGTGTCATTGCAGTACTCCAACGAAAAGAACATGGCGACGGAAATACAAGCTTATGCAAAATTATCCGGACCCAACTGGACCTATTATGTGAAGGATTTAGAAGTCTCCATTGGCAGGAACACTGATCCCCTGAATAGCGCATTACAGGAAAATTCAGATGGCGTAAAGAGCTCATACAGAGTGAATATTGATCTTGGGCCAGCCAAAGTCGTCTCTAGGAAACATGccataataaaatataacaTGAATATAGGTGGTTGGGAATTGCACATATTGGGCCGTAACGGCGCTAAAGTGAACTTCCAAAGGACTCATAATGGACCCAATAATCCTCCTATTCGATTGTCTTCGGGAACCCTACTGGATATAGGAGGAACACAAATGATGTTTATTCTACCCGATAGCGACCCAGTTGTTGCTCCTATTTGTATAGAGCACCTGATGCCTAATTTAATAAATATGTTTGGATTAGAAGGCAACAACAACCCTTTGCTAAGAGACATTATAAAACAATCTAATTATGCGAAGCAAAGGCAATTAACCTCTAATCAACAAATTAAAGGGTTCAAGCTTTATGGAAGTGGTGGCAATGCCCCTTTTGGTAATGGATCAAACTTGAGCTCTAACGAACAGGGCATcttcaacaataataacagtaagaacaaaaatggcTACTTTACATCCATCAACCCCAACTATACAGCGTCTGCAACAGGCAATACCGTCAATCCACAAGTGGCATCTCCACAGGGTCCTTCAAATACCATTATTGCCGcaaattttgttgattcGTACAAATCAGCGAATGCCTATCCTCAAGCCTTGGATTTTACCTCCGATCTATCCCATGACGAAAACAGAAACGTTAAACCGCCTCATTCATACGCGACCATGATAACACAGGCCATACTGTCGTCGCCGGAGGGAGTCATTTCATTAGCGGACATCTACAAATATATCTCTTCCAATTATGCCTACTACAGGTTTGCTAAGTCCGGCTGGCAAAACTCCATTAGGCATAATTTATCATTAAACAAGGCATTCGAAAAAGTTCCAAGAAGACCCAATGAGCCAGGCAAAGGTATGAAATGGAGGATTAGCGAATCCTACCAGCAAGAATTTCTAAATAAATGGAACACAGGTAAAGTGGGGAAAATTAGACGTGGATCTTCAGTGGCAAGGCAATTACAGTTACATATGGCAAAGTTTAACACTTTACCCATGGAAATGGACTATAGGTTATCACTCAACATGGCACAACCACCTAAACGACAACTGCAATCTCACAATGTCCTGGAATCATCCAATAATAACATCATAGAGGGGTTCGTACCACATGTCCCACCACAAGGTAATCTTCCTCCACCGCAACGATCACAACCCCCTGTGTCACATCAACCACAACCACAGGAACAACACCAAGAGATTCAATTTACATTCACGGATACGCAGAATCGAAGTATAGCGTTAGCGAGACCTATCAAGACGCCACAATTGCAAGCCCCCAATTCCAACTCAAATGCTGACTTAAATCCAAACAACATGAAGGAATACAAAGAATCACTTCACCCGCCTgcaatatcaatatcacAAATGAATAGGCAATCTCCAAACAACGCTCTAGTCTCGTTTACTAATGCATGTGCTAAttccaaaataataaataacaTAAGCGATAGCACCAACAAACCGACTAACAATGGTAGTGGGAGTAAAATGAATCTACCTGCTATATCTACTTCTTCACCTGACGAAAATGGTAATTCAGAGCCAACAACAACCACGTCCTCCGGAAATTCTAACCCAGTGCCGCAGACTGGAATAACGAATTCTTCACTGGCAGCGAACAACCTACGCCTTTCTCAACCCTATGATACACTATTACGGTCTCCGACTAAAGCATTCCATATTACTGCGATGGAAGCATATACGCCAGAAAGAGGCAGTGCTAACAGGGCCAGGTCACCCCTTCATAGTAATAGCaataatactaataataacaatgcAAATAACGCTAACTTACAGACTAACGGAATGGAAAACAAACAAACGGGCATCGTGCTGGATTCCAATGTCTTGAAAAGCATGGAATCAAATAACGATAACAGACGGCTGACTCCATCAACGAGTAAGTCACAGAATGTCAAAAGTTCTCCAGGTGTATGGAATTTATTGCAATTTAGTTCAACAAACAACACTCCGGCCGCAGACAACGGAGGCAACAAGAGAGGATTCTCCATAAATCAGGATACTAAAGCCAATGAAAACGAGAATGCTGCTTCAGAAAAAGATTCGGACTCCAACTCAAATGATctggaaacaaaagatattAATTCTTcacctttgaaaaaccaaGGCGGTAGCGCCGCTAATGCCAAAGAACTAATATTAGATACGGATGGCGCAAAGATAAGTATTATCAACAACTAA
- the RPL9B gene encoding 60S ribosomal protein uL6 (Ribosomal 60S subunit protein L9B~similar to YNL067W) produces the protein MKYIQTEQQIEVPEGVTVSIKSRIVKVVGPRGTLTKNLKHIDVTFTKVNNQLIKVAVHNGDRKHVAALRTVKSLVDNMVTGVTKGYKYKMRYVYAHFPINVNIVEKDGAKFIEVRNFLGDKKIRNVPVRDGVSIEFSTNVKDEIVLSGNSVEDVSQNAADLQQICRVRNKDIRKFLDGIYVSHKGFIVEDM, from the coding sequence ATGAAGTACATTCAAACCGAACAACAAATTGAAGTCCCAGAAGGTGTCACTGTCAGCATTAAGTCCAGAATCGTCAAGGTTGTCGGTCCAAGAGGTACTTTGACCAAGAACTTGAAGCATATTGATGTTACTTTCACCAAGGTCAACAACCAATTGATCAAAGTTGCTGTCCACAACGGTGACAGAAAGCACGTCGCTGCTTTGAGAACTGTTAAGTCTTTAGTTGACAACATGGTCACTGGTGTCACTAAGGGTTATAAGTACAAGATGAGATACGTTTACGCGCATTTCCCAATCAACGTCAAcattgttgaaaaggaCGGTGCCAAGTTTATCGAGGTCAGAAACTTTTTGGGTGACAAAAAGATCAGAAATGTCCCAGTCAGAGATGGTGTTTCTATTGAATTCTCCACCAATGTCAAGGACGAAATCGTCTTGTCTGGTAACTCCGTTGAAGACGTTTCTCAAAATGCCGCTGACTTGCAACAAATCTGTCGTGTTAGAAACAAGGATATCCGTAAGTTTTTGGATGGTATCTATGTCTCCCACAAGGGTTTCATTGTCGAAGACATGTAA
- the SUN4 gene encoding putative glucosidase SUN4 (Cell wall protein related to glucanases~similar to YNL066W), translated as MKLSAATLTVASLIGCSTIASALPYAADIDTGCTTTAHGSHQHKRAVAVTYIYETVVVDKNGQTVTPSSTETSPTFSSTTTLVPESSVAKSSAKVASSSGVTEQASSTVITSSSALATFTSSEASTIESSVSVSTSGAVATSSAVSSASSSASGSIYGDLADFSGPNEKFEDGTIPCDQFPSGQGVIPISWLDEGSWSGVENSDTSTGGSCKEGSYCSYACQPGMSKTQWPSDQPSDGRSIGGLLCKNGYLYRSNTDTDYLCEWGVDAAYVVSELSDDVAICRTDYPGTENMVIPTYVQAGDSLPLTVVDQDTYYTWQGLKTSAQYYVNNAGISVEDACVWGSSSSGVGNWAPLNFGAGSSDGVAYLSLIPNPNNGNALNFNVKIVAADDSSTVIGECIYENGSFSGGSDGCTVSVTAGKAKFVLYN; from the coding sequence atgaaaCTTTCCGCCGCCACTTTAACCGTCGCTTCATTGATCGGTTGCAGCACCATCGCTTCCGCTTTGCCGTATGCGGCAGATATTGACACTGGATGTACTACTACTGCCCATGGTTCCCACCAGCATAAGAGAGCCGTTGCTGTTACGTACATTTACGAAACGGTCGTTGTCGATAAAAACGGTCAAACCGTCACCCCATCTTCAACTGAAACCTCTCCTACATTTTCTTCCACTACCACTTTGGTTCCTGAATCCTCGGTTGCCAAGTCATCTGCCAAAGTTGCTTCTTCCTCAGGAGTTACTGAACAAGCTTCCAGCACTGTTATCACTTCGTCTTCTGCTTTAGCGACTTTTACATCTTCAGAAGCTTCCACCATTGAATCTTCTGTATCCGTTTCAACTTCCGGGGCAGTCGCCACATCTTCTGCTGTTTCCAGTGCTTCTTCTAGCGCAAGTGGAAGCATCTACGGTGATTTGGCTGATTTTTCAGGtccaaatgaaaaatttgaagacGGCACTATTCCATGCGACCAATTTCCATCCGGCCAAGGTGTTATTCCCATCAGCTGGTTGGATGAAGGTAGCTGGTCCGGTGTTGAGAACAGTGATACTTCTACTGGCGGTTCATGTAAAGAAGGGTCTTACTGTTCGTACGCTTGTCAACCAGGTATGTCCAAGACACAGTGGCCTTCCGACCAACCATCTGATGGTAGATCCATTGGTGGTTTATTGTGTAAGAATGGCTACTTGTACCGTTCAAACACGGATACAGACTATTTATGTGAGTGGGGCGTTGATGCCGCTTACGTCGTCTCTGAATTGAGCGATGACGTTGCTATATGTAGAACTGATTACCCGGGTACTGAAAACATGGTAATTCCGACCTATGTACAAGCTGGCGACTCTTTGCCCTTGACGGTCGTTGACCAGGATACTTACTATACTTGGCAAGGGTTGAAGACATCCGCGCAATACTACGTTAACAATGCCGGTATATCTGTCGAAGATGCTTGTGTTTGGGGTTCTTCAAGCTCAGGTGTCGGTAATTGGGCTCCATTGAACTTTGGTGCAGGTTCTTCTGACGGTGTTGCCTACCTTTCTTTGATCCCTAATCCAAACAACGGTAACGCGTTGAATTTCAATGTCAAGATTGTTGCCGCTGATGACTCTTCTACAGTCATCGGTGAATGTATCTATGAAAACGGTAGCTTCAGCGGTGGTTCCGATGGTTGCACCGTTTCTGTTACCGCTGGCAAGGCCAAGTTTGTTCTATACAACTAA
- the AQR1 gene encoding Aqr1p (Plasma membrane transporter of the major facilitator superfamily~similar to YNL065W) has protein sequence MSRSNSIYTEDIEMFPTHNEQHLTREYTKPDGEAKSEKLNFEGAYINSHGTLSKTTTREIEGDLDSEISSHSGDDKVNPIQQITTETGAPYTLLSYGQKWGMVAILTMCGFWSSLGSPIYYPALRQLEKQFDVDENMVNVTVVVYLLFQGISPTVSGGLADCFGRRPIILAGMLIYVVASIGLACAPSYGVIIFLRCIQSIGISPTIAISSGVVGDFTLKHERGTFVGATSGFVLLGQCFGSLIGAVLTARWDWRAIFWFLTIGCGSCFLIAFLILPETKRTIAGNLSIKPKKFINRAPIFLLGPVRRRFRYDNPDYETLDPTIPKLDLTSAGKILVLPEIILSLFPSGLLFAMWTLMLSSISSGLSVAPYNYHLVIIGVCYLPGGIGGLMGSFFTGRVIDMYFKRKVKKFEQDKADGLIPQDAEINMFRVRLVCLLPQNFLAVVAYLLFGWSIDKGWRIESILITSFVCSYCAMSTLSTSTTLLVDLYPTKSSTASSCFNFVRCSLSTIFMGCFAKMKTAMTVGGTFTFLCALVFFFNFLMFIPMKYGMKWREDRLLKQQK, from the coding sequence ATGTCACGAAGTAATAGTATATACACAGAAGATATTGAGATGTTTCCTACCCATAATGAGCAACATCTAACGAGAGAATACACAAAACCGGATGGTGAAgcaaaaagtgaaaaactAAATTTCGAAGGCGCTTATATCAACAGTCACGGGACTTTATCCAAGACCACCACTAGAGAAATAGAGGGCGATTTAGACTCCGAGATCTCTTCTCATTCTGGTGATGATAAGGTTAATCCAATTCAACAGATAACTACAGAGACAGGTGCGCCATATACTTTACTAAGTTACGGTCAGAAGTGGGGAATGGTAGCAATTTTAACAATGTGCGGCTTTTGGTCTTCATTAGGATCTCCGATCTATTATCCTGCTTTGAGACAGCTGGAGAAGCAGTTTGATGTGGATGAAAATATGGTTAATGTTACTGTGGTTGTGTATTTGTTATTTCAAGGTATATCTCCCACAGTTAGCGGTGGCTTGGCGGATTGCTTTGGGCGGAGACCTATAATTTTAGCAGGTATGTTGATATACGTTGTTGCATCCATCGGGCTAGCATGTGCTCCATCATACGGTgttatcatcttcttgaGATGTATTCAGAGTATTGGTATTTCCCCCACAATTGCAATTAGTTCAGGTGTTGTTGGGGATTTCACCCTAAAGCACGAAAGAGGCACATTTGTTGGTGCCACCTCAGGGTTTGTTTTACTAGGTCAATGTTTTGGTAGTCTTATCGGTGCCGTCCTGACTGCAAGATGGGATTGGAGGGCTATCTTTTGGTTTTTAACCATTGGTTGCGGGAGTTGTTTTCTAATTGCTTTCCTTATTCTACCAGAAACAAAGAGAACCATTGCAGGTAACCTTTCCATTAAGCctaaaaaattcatcaatagAGCTCCAATATTTCTATTGGGCCCAGTTAGAAGAAGATTCAGATACGACAATCCTGATTATGAGACATTAGATCCCACCATTCCCAAGCTAGATTTGACATCCGCAGGAAAAATCCTTGTATTACCAGAAATTATCCTGTCTTTATTTCCATCAGGGCTGTTGTTTGCTATGTGGACGTTAATGCTTTCATCTATTTCATCGGGTTTATCAGTGGCACCATACAACTATCATTTAGTTATTATTGGTGTTTGCTATCTACCCGGTGGTATTGGCGGTTTAATGGGTTCTTTCTTCACAGGTAGAGTTATTGACATGTATTTCAAGAGAAAAGTGAAGAAGTTTGAACAAGACAAGGCTGACGGGTTGATTCCACAAGATGCAGAGATCAACATGTTTAGAGTCCGTTTAGTATGTCTTTTACCTCAAAATTTCTTGGCCGTCGTAGCCTATCTTTTATTTGGTTGGAGCATAGATAAGGGCTGGAGAATCGAATCTATTTTGATTACTTCATTTGTCTGTTCATATTGTGCCATGAGTACATTATCAACATCGACTACGTTATTGGTCGATTTGTACCCAACGAAATCGTCTACAGCAAGTAGTTGTTTCAACTTTGTCAGATGTAGTTTGAGTACCATCTTCATGGGTTGCTTTGCCAAAATGAAAACTGCAATGACCGTAGGTGGTACTTTTACATTTCTATGTGCGTTGgtgtttttcttcaacttcttAATGTTTATTCCGATGAAGTACGGTATGAAATGGAGAGAGGATAGATTGTtgaaacaacaaaaatag
- the YDJ1 gene encoding type I HSP40 co-chaperone YDJ1 (Type I HSP40 co-chaperone~similar to YNL064C) produces MVKETKFYDILGVSVTATDVEIKKAYRKCALKYHPDKNPSEEAAEKFKEASSAYEILSDSEKREVYDQFGEEGLSGAGGAGGFPGGGFGFGDDIFSQFFGAGGAQRPRGPQRGKDIKHEISASLEELYKGRTAKLALNKQILCKECEGRGGKKGAVKKCSSCNGQGIKFVTRQMGPMIQRFQTECDVCHGTGDIVDPKDRCKSCNGKKVENERKILEVHVEPGMKDGQRIVFKGEADQAPDVIPGDVVFIVSERPHKNFKRDGDDLVYEAEIDLLTAIAGGEFALEHVSGDWLKVGIVPGEVIAPGMRKVIEGKGMPVPKYGGYGNLIIKFTIKFPENHFTSEENLKKLEEILPPRIVPAIPKKATVDECVLADFDPAKYNRTRASRGGANYDSDEEEQGGEGVQCASQ; encoded by the coding sequence ATGGTTAAAGAAACTAAGTTTTACGATATTCTAGGTGTTTCAGTCACTGCCACTGATGTCGAAATTAAGAAAGCTTATAGAAAGTGCGCCTTAAAATACCATCCAGATAAGAATCCAAGTGAGGAGGCCGCAGAAAAGTTTAAAGAAGCTTCATCAGCCtatgaaattttatcaGATTCTGAAAAGAGAGAGGTATATGATCAATTTGGTGAAGAAGGTCTAAGTGGTGCTGGTGGCGCTGGCGGGTTCCCAGGCGGTGGATTTGGTTTTGGTGACGATATCTTTTCACAATTCTTTGGTGCTGGAGGCGCACAAAGGCCAAGAGGTCCCCAAAGAGGTAAAGACATCAAGCATGAAATTTCAGCCTCTCTTGAAGAGTTGTATAAGGGTAGGACCGCTAAGTTAGCCCTAAACAAACAGATTTTATGTAAAGAATGTGAAGGTCGTGGTGGTAAGAAAGGTGCCGTCAAGAAGTGTAGCAGCTGTAATGGGCAAGGTATTAAATTCGTAACAAGACAAATGGGTCCAATGATCCAAAGATTCCAAACAGAATGTGATGTCTGTCACGGTACTGGTGATATCGTTGATCCTAAGGACCGTTGTAAATCCTGTAATGGTAAGAAAGTCGAAAACGAAAGAAAGATCTTGGAAGTCCACGTTGAACCAGGTATGAAAGACGGCCAAAGAATTGTTTTCAAGGGTGAAGCTGACCAAGCCCCAGATGTCATTCCAGGTGATGTTGTCTTTATAGTTTCCGAGAGACCACATAAGAACTTTAAGAGAGATGGTGATGATTTAGTATATGAGGCTGAAATTGATCTATTGACTGCTATTGCTGGTGGTGAATTTGCGTTGGAACATGTTTCCGGTGACTGGTTAAAAGTTGGTATTGTCCCGGGTGAGGTCATTGCTCCAGGTATGCGTAAGGTCATTGAAGGTAAAGGTATGCCAGTTCCAAAGTACGGTGGCTATGGTAACTTGATCATCAAGTTTACTATCAAGTTCCCAGAAAACCATTTCACATCAGAAGAAAACttaaagaaattagaagaaattttgcCCCCAAGAATTGTCCCGGCTATCCCAAAGAAAGCTACTGTAGACGAATGTGTACTCGCAGACTTTGACCCAGCCAAATACAACAGAACACGGGCTTCCAGAGGCGGTGCAAACTATGATTcggatgaagaagaacaaggTGGCGAAGGTGTTCAATGTGCATCTCagtga
- the MTQ1 gene encoding S-adenosylmethionine-dependent methyltransferase (S-adenosylmethionine-dependent methyltransferase~similar to YNL063W) — MPRISTSLIRKAARIRPGLHLLLPECRTLEQAKLEYKWLTEELPSKKSIRWACFQRYKHVPLQYILRSQPFGALDIICKPGVLIPRWETEEWVMDIIRALNNSALSSRTIPLHICDTFTGTGCIALALSHGIPHSTFTAIDVSRKAIKLVKENMLKNNVSGGKLIEQNILSSKVCDEYPSHIDILTGNPPYIRMRDFNRDVTTSVKLFEPRLALVGELECYRNLVDHWLPKTDSFFYEIGDINQFSYVENRIKEDSNLSRSWSIGLKYDSNGKARVVYGFNTTPKGRMLLQIFAPFGTIRHLATALSKHKANSK; from the coding sequence ATGCCTCGAATATCTACATCGTTAATAAGAAAGGCTGCCAGGATACGACCTGGTTTGCATCTTTTGCTTCCAGAATGTAGGACTCTCGAACAAGCGAAACTCGAGTACAAATGGCTCACCGAAGAGCTACCTTCGAAGAAATCTATCCGCTGGGCTTGCTTTCAGAGATACAAACACGTCCCGTTGCAGTACATCTTGAGGTCGCAACCGTTTGGGGCCTTGGACATTATCTGCAAGCCTGGTGTCCTTATACCAAGATGGGAAACCGAGGAATGGGTGATGGATATAATAAGAGCTTTAAATAACTCTGCCCTATCAAGCCGTACTATACCCCTACATATTTGTGATACCTTCACAGGAACAGGGTGTATTGCCCTTGCTCTAAGTCATGGTATACCACATTCGACCTTCACTGCCATTGATGTGTCGAGAAAAGCAATTAAGTTggtcaaagaaaatatgctGAAGAACAACGTGAGTGGAGGCAAGCTTATAGAACAAAATATCTTGTCTTCAAAAGTTTGCGATGAATATCCATCCCATATAGATATATTAACCGGTAACCCCCCCTATATTCGAATGCGTGACTTCAATAGAGATGTTACGACTTCTGTAAAGCTGTTCGAACCAAGGCTAGCGCTGGTCGGTGAGCTTGAATGCTACAGAAATCTAGTGGATCATTGGCTGCCAAAGACAGATTCCTTCTTTTATGAGATTGGAGACATCAACCAGTTTAGTTATGTGGAAAACCGCATTAAAGAAGATTCAAATCTCAGCCGAAGTTGGTCCATTGGCTTGAAATATGACTCGAATGGGAAGGCAAGGGTCGTATATGGGTTTAATACCACCCCCAAGGGGCGAATGTtacttcaaatttttgcGCCCTTTGGGACTATAAGGCATTTAGCAACTGCACTGAGTAAGCACAAAGCCAATTCCAAGtaa